One genomic segment of Pseudonocardia sp. T1-2H includes these proteins:
- a CDS encoding succinate dehydrogenase/fumarate reductase iron-sulfur subunit — MSHWQHFRVWRGDSEKGELVDYPAEVNEGEVVLDIIHRLQQTEAQDLAVRWNCKAGKCGSCSVEINGKPRLACMTRMSTFDDDEVVTVTPMRTFPVIRDLVTDVSFNYTKAREVPAFAPPAGVAPGEYRMQQVDVERSQEFRKCIECYLCQNTCHVVRDHEENKENFAGPRYLMRIAELDMHPLDTADRQLAAQEEHGLGYCNITKCCTEVCPEHIKITDNALIPLKERVVDRKYDPVVWLGNKLFRRN, encoded by the coding sequence ATGAGCCACTGGCAGCACTTCCGCGTGTGGCGCGGGGACTCCGAGAAGGGCGAGCTCGTCGACTACCCGGCGGAGGTGAACGAGGGCGAGGTCGTCCTGGACATCATCCACCGCCTCCAGCAGACCGAGGCCCAGGACCTCGCCGTCCGCTGGAACTGCAAGGCCGGCAAGTGCGGCTCCTGCAGCGTGGAGATCAACGGCAAGCCGCGGCTGGCGTGCATGACCCGGATGTCGACCTTCGACGACGACGAGGTCGTCACCGTCACGCCGATGCGGACGTTCCCGGTGATCCGGGACCTCGTGACGGACGTGTCGTTCAACTACACCAAGGCCCGGGAGGTCCCGGCGTTCGCACCGCCGGCCGGGGTCGCGCCCGGTGAGTACCGGATGCAGCAGGTCGACGTGGAGCGGAGCCAGGAGTTCCGCAAGTGCATCGAGTGCTACCTGTGCCAGAACACCTGCCACGTCGTGCGGGACCACGAGGAGAACAAGGAGAACTTCGCCGGCCCGCGCTACCTGATGCGGATCGCCGAACTGGACATGCACCCGCTGGACACGGCGGACCGGCAGCTCGCGGCGCAGGAGGAGCACGGCCTCGGGTACTGCAACATCACCAAGTGCTGCACCGAGGTCTGCCCCGAGCACATCAAGATCACCGACAACGCGCTGATCCCGCTCAAGGAGCGGGTGGTGGACCGGAAGTACGACCCGGTCGTCTGGCTCGGCAACAAGCTGTTCCGCCGCAACTGA